A segment of the Longimicrobiales bacterium genome:
GGTGGCCAGGATCCGCGGCGTAGCGTTGGGCGCAGCTGACGAGCAGATCAGTCAGTGCGGGAGCTGGTGAGAGCTCGTATCGCGTCTCGCCGCAACCAACAGCTCGCAGAGGCCACGCGGCGGCATCGCGTCCTGAATTCCAGTGGATTGCGGACGGTCTGTGGTCAGTGTTTCTTTGGAGACGTGCTGCCGGGGCGTTTCGATGAGGTCAACCTACCGGGGCAGGATGGCAAACTTCTTTGGCAGCACGATGGTGGCGGCCTTCGCAGCGACCTGTCTCACGTCGGGTGCAGTGGGGCAGGATCCCGCAGGTCAGGCTCAGCCCGAGGAAACCGAGGTTTGGACTCCCGTTCCCCGCGTTGTCACGGCTCCGACCGCCGGGGTTCCGATACCCGCCCCGTCAGATGCGCTCGTTCTCTTCGATGGCGAGAGCCTGGACGAATGGATGTCAGCCAATGATGAATCGCCGGCCGGCTGGATCGTCGCCGACGGCATCATGACGGTGAACAAGAGGGCAGGAGACATCCGGACCAGGCGGTCGTTCCGCGACTTCCAGATCCATATCGAGTGGCGCATTCCCGACGGCATTACCGGCGAAGGTCAGGCGCGCGGCAACAGCGGGCTCTTCCTTTCTACCGCGGGAACGGGGTACGAGCTCCAGATTCTCGACTCCTACCAGAACGAGACGTACGTAAACGGTATGGCAGGCAGCGTCTACAAGCAGTCAATCCCGCTCGTGAACCCGAGCCGACCGCCTGGTCAGTGGCAGACATACGATGTTGTATGGCGCGCTCCGCGATTCGATGCGCAGGGCGCCGTCCTCAGTCCGGCTCGAATAACCGTGTTCTTCAACGGTGTTCTCGTCCAGGACAACTTCGAGTTGCATGGAGAGACGCGATACCGCGGGGCGCCCGCGTACACCCCGTACGAATCGTCGCCTGTCGTCCTTCAGGCGCATCAGGATCCGAGTCCGCCGATCAGCTTCCGCAACATCTGGCTGCGGGAGCTGTAGCACGGATGCCCTATCTTTATCAGGTGTCATGAGTCGAGCGACGTCATTCGGCCTGCGCGAGGCGCGTCTCGAGGATTGCGACCGTCTCGTGGACATGATGGCAGTGTTCTATGAAGAAGCGAACTACCCCCTGAACCGACAACGCGCCCATGCCGCCTTCACGCATGTGCTTCAGAATTCCGGGCTCGGGAGGGTGTGGATCATCGTCGAGTCCGGGGAGGACGTCGGATACATCGTGCTGACGATGAGTTTCAGCATGGAGTACGGCGGGATGTCGGCGTTCGTCGACGATTTCTATATCCGACTGAGCCACCGGGGCCGTGGCCTGGGGCACCGGACACTGGAATCAGTGAAGACGTGGGCCGGACAAGCTGGCGTCCGAGCCATCCATCTCGAGGTCGGCAGAGACAACGGACCCGGTCAGGCGGTCTATCGAAGGGCCGGGTTTACTGACAACGATCGTCAATTATTGACGGTGCAACTGTCGGATCCCACACACGTCGCGTGAATGGACCCATGTCGATAGCGCGTGAGTTCGGTGCCGGGTACATGTCGATGCTGCGCCCCATGCCGCTCGCCCGACTGACGCGCGTGCTCGTTTGCGTCCTTGCCTTTACATCCGCGTGCGGTGACGCGCCGACTGGGCGACGAGACCTCCAGGAGGCAGGCGGAGAGATTTCGGCCGGAGTGGTCGACTGGAACAGGCGTGCAATCGCGTTCCGGTCCCCAGGCTGGACGTTCGAATTCTGCGAGGGAGAGGGTCCGTTTCTGTGCGTTGCGCGTGGCAACGCGCACGTCGGATCCGTCGAGCTGCTCCGGCTTCCTGTCGATCGCCACTCGACCATCACCGAGGTCCTCGATAGAGGCGGCAGTGAGGTCGAGGCGCTCAAAGCGGCGGCGGCCGAATTTGTGGCCACGCTCTCTGCTGACCGAAGGGTCGGACTCGGTGAGAATTATCGCTTGCACGCGGAGCCTCCGGCGGAGGCCACGGTCATGGGGACGACAGGTTTGCGCGTGGTCGTCGAGGGGGGCGTCGCGGATCAGGTCGATGAGCGAGTTGTTCAATACTACGTAATCCACCGTGACTCGCTCTATCTGCTCACTGCCACAGGGAGCGCAGGCGGCGGCCCGCTGGGTGAGTTTGCAACTGGTGATCTGAGGGCTTTCGAGCCCCTCTTCAGCGAGATCGCGGCGGTGAGTCGTGTCTCCGATAGCACGCAGGTCCGGTAGCGAGCTTCCGGGCAGCCGCAGGCTCCGATCGTCAGTAGTGTAGCGGAGGCCGGGACCCTGTCGCTGGAGTCGTCGCGCCTGCCATCCTCTCTCCGTCGAGACCACGCACATGCCTGATATCCGCTACGCCACACGCGAGGATCGTGAGTTCGTCGGTCAGGACGGCTACCTTCCGGTCGATGTCCTGATTCGGAAGATCGATGACAATGAGGTGGTCGTAGCCGATGAGGCGGGCGTGCCGCTCGGATATGCGCGGATCGAATTCCTGTGGTCCAGGCTGCCGTACATCACACTCATTCGCGTGCGGCACGATCGCCGACGGCAAGGTGTCGGACGAGCGCTCCTGGAGTTTATCGAGAAGGAACTGAACGGCAGAGGGTACAATCTGCTGCTGAGTTCTTCACAGTCGAACGAGCAGGAGCCGCAGCAGTGGCACATCCATATGGGATTCGGTGAGTGTGGTCGACTCCGAGGCCTCAATGACGATGGTTCGGAAGAGGTGTTCTTCCGGAAGGAGCTGCGCTGAGGTGGCTGTTTTTGTTCGAGATGCAGAGGAGCACCCCAGGTGACCCCGAACCCGTACAAAGACGACGTCGTTGCCCTCTACGAGCGCAACGTCAGCGCGTATGACCGGGATCGCACGCGCTCGCTCCAGGAACGTGAGTGGCTCGATCGCTTTCTGAGCCGCGTCACCCCCGGCGGTACCGTACTCGACGTCGGGTGCGGCATGGGCGAGCCGATTGCCCGCTATATCATCGAGAGCGGCGTTCGTGTCTTCGGCGTGGACGCATCGCCCTCCATGATCGAACGCTGCCGGGCCCGTTTTCCACGATCGGACTGGCTCGTGACAGACATGCGCGACCTCGACCTCGGCCGGCGCTTCGACGGGATCCTCGCCTGGGACAGTTTCTTCCATCTGGGCATCGACGATCAGCGGCAAATGTTCGCGCGCTTTGCCGCGCACATTCACGAGGGCGCGCCGCTGATGTTCACGAGCGGCACGGAGGAAGGCGAGGCGATCGGCTCCTTTGAGGAGCAGCCACTCTACCACGCGAGCCTCGATGCGGCGGAATACGAGCGTCTCCTTGCCGCGAACGGCTTCATCGTGGAAGCATTCCGCGCTGATGATCCCGGATGCGGCAATCACACGGTCTGGCTCGCAACCCACCGAGTCGGGAACTCGGACAATGTCGAGGCCGGGTCGGAAAACCGGGACAGCGCTGTCGTCGAACAGACGCTGAACCAGATCAGGGAGCCATGACGGCAAAGAGCTTCGAGCCACTGACGACGTACCGGGAGTATCCCGTGGAGGAGATGCAGGCGCGGGCGGCGGAGTTCGCTGCCGAGATGGCGCGGCGCCGCACCACGCGTCATTTCAGCGACCGTCCCGTACCGCGCTCCGTGATCGAGGACTGTATCAGGGCCGCCGGGACGGCACCGAGCGGTGCCCACCAGCAGCCGTGGCACTTCGTGGTAGTGAGCGACCCGGCGATCAAGGCAAGGCTGCGCGCGGCCGCAGAAGAGGCGGAGCGGGAGTTTTACGCGACGGCGCCCGCGGAATGGCTGGAAGCCCTCGCACCACTCGGCACCGATGCCTCCAAGCCGTACCTGGAAGCTGCGCCGTACCTCATCGCGGTGTTCGCGCAGCGCTATGGCACCTCGGAGGACGGATCGACGCGCAAGCACTATTACGTGAACGAGTCAGTGGGTATCGCGACTGGATTCCTGCTGGCTGCGCTGCATCACGCCGGCCTGGCGTCGCTGACCCACACCCCCAATCCGATGGCGTTTCTCAGTGAGATCCTCGGCCGACCGCAGAACGAGAAGCCGGTCATGCTGATTGTGACCGGTTACCCCGCGCCGGACGCACGCATTCCGACGCTGACGCGCAAGCCGCTGGAGCAGATCGCCACGTTCATCGGGTGAACGTCCATGCTCGAACAGCGCCGCCGTTGTCATCACACACGCAGATGGCATGCGGGTCGTTCTACATCCGGCCGTACTTCCGCAGCGTCTCGATCAGGAAATCGGATGGGAGCGCGTGGATCCTGAAACCGTCTGCACCCGTCATCGTTTCGGCCGCGAGCATGGCGTTCAGGATCGCTTCCTCCGTCGCCTCGACGGCGGCCGCGTAGATCGGGTTCAGCAGCTCGTCCGATATGGATTCGTAGCTCGACACGTTGTCGGCGCTCGCGAGCGCAGAGCGGTTGGCGGTGGAGAAGGCGAGGAAAATGTCGCCGGAGGATGTCTCGCCGAGGCCGCCGACGCGACCGACCGCAATGGATGCGCGGGTCGCAACGCGCTTCAGCTGATGCGGCAGCAGCGGGGCGTCAGTCGCGATGACGATGATGATCGAGCCGGCGCCCTCGGGCAGGATCTGCACGTCGCGCGCATCATCGTCCGCCGCGGCGCACTCCGG
Coding sequences within it:
- a CDS encoding GNAT family N-acetyltransferase gives rise to the protein MSRATSFGLREARLEDCDRLVDMMAVFYEEANYPLNRQRAHAAFTHVLQNSGLGRVWIIVESGEDVGYIVLTMSFSMEYGGMSAFVDDFYIRLSHRGRGLGHRTLESVKTWAGQAGVRAIHLEVGRDNGPGQAVYRRAGFTDNDRQLLTVQLSDPTHVA
- a CDS encoding GNAT family N-acetyltransferase; protein product: MPDIRYATREDREFVGQDGYLPVDVLIRKIDDNEVVVADEAGVPLGYARIEFLWSRLPYITLIRVRHDRRRQGVGRALLEFIEKELNGRGYNLLLSSSQSNEQEPQQWHIHMGFGECGRLRGLNDDGSEEVFFRKELR
- a CDS encoding class I SAM-dependent methyltransferase, which translates into the protein MTPNPYKDDVVALYERNVSAYDRDRTRSLQEREWLDRFLSRVTPGGTVLDVGCGMGEPIARYIIESGVRVFGVDASPSMIERCRARFPRSDWLVTDMRDLDLGRRFDGILAWDSFFHLGIDDQRQMFARFAAHIHEGAPLMFTSGTEEGEAIGSFEEQPLYHASLDAAEYERLLAANGFIVEAFRADDPGCGNHTVWLATHRVGNSDNVEAGSENRDSAVVEQTLNQIREP
- a CDS encoding DUF1080 domain-containing protein, with translation MVAAFAATCLTSGAVGQDPAGQAQPEETEVWTPVPRVVTAPTAGVPIPAPSDALVLFDGESLDEWMSANDESPAGWIVADGIMTVNKRAGDIRTRRSFRDFQIHIEWRIPDGITGEGQARGNSGLFLSTAGTGYELQILDSYQNETYVNGMAGSVYKQSIPLVNPSRPPGQWQTYDVVWRAPRFDAQGAVLSPARITVFFNGVLVQDNFELHGETRYRGAPAYTPYESSPVVLQAHQDPSPPISFRNIWLREL
- a CDS encoding nitroreductase family protein is translated as MTAKSFEPLTTYREYPVEEMQARAAEFAAEMARRRTTRHFSDRPVPRSVIEDCIRAAGTAPSGAHQQPWHFVVVSDPAIKARLRAAAEEAEREFYATAPAEWLEALAPLGTDASKPYLEAAPYLIAVFAQRYGTSEDGSTRKHYYVNESVGIATGFLLAALHHAGLASLTHTPNPMAFLSEILGRPQNEKPVMLIVTGYPAPDARIPTLTRKPLEQIATFIG